A window of Saimiri boliviensis isolate mSaiBol1 chromosome 1, mSaiBol1.pri, whole genome shotgun sequence genomic DNA:
aaaattaatagctctgttttaaaaaattaaaattttcagagataaaaattcagaaaaataacatgaaaacaaAGACTTATTAATACTCAGAACCAACATTCTGttatattgatttctagttttgtcGTTATTGTTTTCATGAAAGGAAACATTAGAGGTGATGAAACAGTCTTCTACGATCATCAATCCCCATGTCTCTACTTTCTATCCCACTAGCCATTAGGTGACTACTGTCTTAAGAGTCGGTGTTTCCTTACagatcatttcaaaaaaaaaaaaaaccaataagcAACATTATATATGGATCTATCaataaatagtaatattttgtatttaaatttacatAAGTGGTACCACACTGTGCATATCTCTTGCTTTTTTCAGTCAATATTGCTTTTTAGATTTATTAATAGAATAATTAGATATTAACAAACCTCTAGGATCTGAAATGGCATTTAACATCCCATGATTTAATAACTTTATATTCTTAAtctgggagaaatgacagacttCTAGAGGTTTATAAATATTCACACAATTTTTTGATAAATGTTTAGTAGGTCTCATTACACTTTCAAAGAGGTCTTTCGCCTCAAAGAAATAGAACTACTGCTTACCTGTCTCCATGAGAAGTAGTCCTGtctttaaattattctttagAATGCAAATTCTGATTTTCACCTTTCAGTTTTAGAAATTGTGTTGTGTAGGAGAAACCTATCCCTGAATCCTACTGATTCACTTAAAAAAGCTTACGTGATGGGAACTGCACAAGGCAGAGACTGCCATCTTCCTGTTTGAGCTGGACCCGGACTCTGCCTCTGTATTGGACATCACGATTCCATTCTCtagagtacattttatttttctaacataaacgaaacaaaagaaaaacagggctTAAGCAAGTTATTACATCAATTAGATGAGTATGGAAAATAGTAAAGAACCATGTCATACCTCAAGAAATACGTTAAGTCCAACTGCTGAACATACATCTTGAATCTCTGTAGCTGTAGGATTTTCAACAGCCTGAACAGTTAAAAACATAAACACTAAATACATTTGCTTTAAGTGAACACTGCCATAGTGTTGggtaaataatttcaaatactaTAATCAAACAAGTACCAAAACCATAGGTGTCCTTTTTCCCTAAGTACAGATGcttccattataattttaaaaattcctaggaataaCACTAATGCATACCTGTGTGTCCGCCTCCACTCCAACAAAACATAATCTTCTAAGGGCAAGGACTTTGTTTTGTTAACCAGTGTGTTCCCCTGCACCTAGCATGGTACTTTGAACATAGTAGGTGGTCAACGATTATTCACTGCTTAAACAATTACACATACAAACACTTTAGAAAACCGTCCGCTAGTATCTACTAAAACTGAATATATGCATTCCCTATGGCCCGGCAATTCCATTTCCAGATGTGttctacaaaaaagcaaaaataggttcACTAAAAGACAACTATTTATAATAGCCTCAAACTATTAATAGAAATAATCCAATTTTTCATCCCAAATacaaagggccaggtgtggtggctcacacctgtaatcccagcactttgggaaccaaGTCAGGCAGATTGCTCAgcacaggagtctgagaccaccctggacaacatggagaaatgccatcaatacaaaaaaaaaaaaaaaagaaaaaaaaaatagccacatggtggcgtgtgcctgtagtcccagctactcagaaggctgaggttggaggatggcttgagtccgggaggtggaggcgtcagtgagctgagactatactggtgtactccagcttgggtgacagagccagatctctctcttaaaaagaaaaaggagggcgggcacggtggctcaagcctgtaatcccagcactttgggaggccgaggcgggtggatcacgaggtcgagagatcgagaccatcctggtcaacatggtgaaaccctgtctctactaaaaatacaaaaaattagctgggcatggtggcgtgtgcctataatcccagctactcaggaggctgaggcaggagaattgcctgaacccaggaggcggaggttgcggtgagccgagatcgcgccattgcactccagcctgggtaacaagagcgaaactccacctcaaaaaaaaaaagaaaaaggaggtcGAAAAAGGAGGTCGAAAAGACTTTGGTACATGCACACAGTGCAATACTAGAGCAAACAGGGCAGTAGTTTCCAACAGGGAAATtctgtcctcagcctccctaccCCTGTCCACACACAAAAGACACCTGGCAATGCCTGAAGACATTTCTGATGGTCACAACTAGGGGATGGGAAGGTGGAGGGGGACATTTCTGATGGTCACAACTAAGGGATGGGAGGGTGGAGGGGGATAATCTgtcatctagtgggtagaggccagggatactgCTGAACATCTTAAAATGCACATAACAACCCCCATACAACAACTATCTGGCTCAAACTGGCAATGGTGCTGCTATTGACAAACCCTGTCACAGAGCAATAAAAATTCAACTATATTCAAATATGTGGATAAATCTCATAAGCTTAAAGTTCAGTGAAAAAAGATGCAAAAGTACATAGtgtgtaattccatttacagaaaattcaaaaaaagcaaaagtaatctATTGTGTTGAAGTCATGACAGTGGCTATCCTGGTATTTTTGAGCATATGCGTAGGCGACAGTGGTTGGTAGGGAACATAAAGGAATGTTCCTGGATGCttgcaatgttttcttttttgagtgcTTGTTACCACTCAGATGTACTCATCATATGACAATTCACTGCATCAAACCTAAGTGCCTTAAATCTGTcacattacaaaatacaaatgactCTCTAATAAAACACATCACGGATGAACTTTTTGCAAGTCTTtcttacataattaaaaaaatctcaactaCATTCTGAACATTTTTAATGTATCATAGAAtgtcataattttgtttttctgtaccaAGGGGAATATTgtcataaactttaaaaaaaaaaaacgtgtattgggaggccaaggcaggcggatgacgacgtcaggagatcaagaccatggtggccaacatggtgaaactccgtctccactaaaacacaaaaaattagccaggcatggtggtgcacgcctatagtcccagctacttgggaggctgaggcaggggaactgcctgAACCAAAAGCCGAagattgcggtgagcagagatcacgccactacactctagcctcgtgacagagcaagactctatctagtcaaacaaaatacaaaacaaaacaaaaaaaatcatgtaaactCTACAGACTCTCTATATACTTATTTACAAGCACAGGCTCATTaggagccattaaaaaaaaatcccctcagCTATGAATTAATGCCTTTCTGGTTTCACCAAGGAACACACCCCAATTCTTGGTTGTTCTCCTCAAGCCCTAAATAAATGCAGTGAAGAGAAGCCCCTGCGGCTCTAACAAGATGACGTGGCCCGACCAGGATGACATGCCCCATTCCCTTGAGGACCAAGGCGCCAGCCACCTGCTTACCTTACTTATGGGGATTCGCCTTCCCTCTGCAATGGTcttcttattatttaaataagcAGGATAGATACAAATAAACCTGCCATAGACAAGAGCACAACTGGTATCACTACAGCAGTATGAGGCAGAAGAACAGGGTCGGGAGGGAGATAACGGAAGGCCAATTCATGCTGACTAGGTATCAGATGGCTACTCTCTTTTCAACTGTCTTTTTTTCTGCATGGCAGTTAAAAAATCAAAGTACCTCGGGCTCTCTCCGGCAACCAATCAGACTAGCACTGGCCAATGGGAAACCTTCAGGAAGTATTTAACCCCCCCAAAATTTCGTTACCTGCAAATATGCCATAACCAACAGCTGTTGGGTGGCTTGCTGGAGCCAgctcccactctgtggagtgtacttttgtttaaaataaacctGCTTTCACTGCCTTGTGTGTTCTGCTCAATTCTTTATTCAAAACGCCAAGAACATGgacaacgcctgtaatcccagcactttgggaggccgaggcgggtggatcacaaggtcaggagatggagaacatcctggccaagatggtgaaacctcgtctctacgaaaaatataaaaatttggccaggcgcggtggctcaagcctgtaatcccagcactttgggaggccgaggcgggtggatcacgaggtcaagagatcgagaccagcctggtcaacatggtgaaaccccgtctctactaaaaatacaaaaaattaactgggcatggtggcgtgtgcctgtaatcccagctactcaggaggctgaggcaggagaattgcctgaacccaggaggcggaggttgcggtgagccgagatcgtgccattgcactccagcctgggttaacaagagcgaaactccgtctcaaaaaaaaaaaaaaaaattagctgggcttggtggtgcgtgcctgtaatcccagctactcaggaagctgaggcaggagaatagctcgaacccgggagtcagatgttgcagtgagcctagatggcaccactgcactccagcctggccacagagtgagactgtgtctcaataataataataatatttattgtgtCAGTCCGAGATAGTCCTTGTCATCACTGCTGGTACACCTATGCTATTATTTGCTTAATGCTTTTTCGTTAAATTACCTTTCTTTTACTTACCTTACTTAAACTTTATCCACTACGTTAGATGGAAAAGAACAACACGAACAGAAACAAAACTTGTTAACTGTTACATTAGACAGAGCAGTGTGTCAAAAGTTCCTGCGAATGGGGCCAGCCCTCATATAAAAAACAGTGTCCAAGGtattaaaaaccttaaaaattcaCAAACGAGCCTTTCTGAGCTCAACAATAAGATATATCATGTCCAGGTAGCACCCAAAATACTTGTGTCGCGTAAAGGTAAACACTAGGATACCTACGGTAGGAATTTCAGAAGCCCTGCCAAGAGCCTAGTGGCTGCTGCAGGATTCTCGGAAAAACGAGCCGTCTGGGAGGGGCGCAGAGCCCGTCCAGGCCAAGCTGGATCGTCTCGCTAGGCCATTCACGATGCCGCGACGCGGCGTAAGGAAGCGCAGCACCCGCGGCACCACAGCAAGCCCCTTCCTTTCTCAGGACCCACCTCCCCAGGACCCACCTGTCCTGGTCGGCCGGGGAGCGCGCGGCAGCACAAGCCATCTTCACAAAACTCTGAACAGCGACCACCAGGACAGCTCTGAGTTTCCCAGACAGTGCGATATTCCGCCGGAAGTCCTGCCCACCAAATGGTTCCGCGTCCGCGATTTCTCACCTCCTATTTGTTCCGGCACCTGTCGCTCGGCCGCGGGATTGCTAGTCTCCGACGTGGCGTGACTACTTCCCCTCTCGCGAGAGGATCAAGAAAGCTGCTCACTCCTTTCCCAAGTCTCGCCGGGAAGCGCACGTGGGACGCATGCATCGCCACTAAAAAAGGGGTTAACTTCGACCCTTCCTCATTTCCACTTTCTCAGCGAGTATGAATGGTACTAGCTGTTTAGGGGCGAGACT
This region includes:
- the SRP19 gene encoding signal recognition particle 19 kDa protein; the protein is MACAAARSPADQDRFICIYPAYLNNKKTIAEGRRIPISKAVENPTATEIQDVCSAVGLNVFLEKNKMYSREWNRDVQYRGRVRVQLKQEDGSLCLVQFPSRKSVMLYAAEMIPKLKTRTQKTGGGDPSLQQGEGSKKGKGKKKK